One region of Lampris incognitus isolate fLamInc1 chromosome 4, fLamInc1.hap2, whole genome shotgun sequence genomic DNA includes:
- the hddc3 gene encoding guanosine-3',5'-bis(diphosphate) 3'-pyrophosphohydrolase MESH1, translating to MASDATILLETANFAAEKHRNQRRKDPEGTPYINHPIGVARILSYEGGVTDVEILQAALLHDTVEDTNTSIAELEAKFGPTVARIVKEVTDDKTLPKHERKRLQVEHAPHCSQQAKLVKLADKLYNLRDLNRCTPIGWTEERVQEYFVWASHVVKGLWGTNPALERKLEELFSQRGVRL from the exons ATGGCGTCGGATGCGACAATATTATTGGAAACTGCTAATTTTGCTGCCGAAAAACATCGCAATCAACGCCGTAAAGATCCAGAAGGAACTCCATATATCAACCACCCCATAG GGGTAGCAAGAATCCTAAGCTATGAAGGTGGCGTCACAGACGTTGAGATTTTACAA GCAGCTTTACTTCATGACACTGTGGAAGACACCAACACTAGCATAGCAGAGCTGGAGGCAAAGTTTGGACCAACAGTGGCACGCATTGTGAAAGAGGTGACAGATGACAAAACCCTCCCCAAACATGAAAGAAAACGTCTTCAGGTTGAACATGCCCCTCACTGTAGTCAACAGGCCAAACTTGTTAAACTGGCAGACAAGCTTTACAACTTGAGAGATCTCAACCGCTGTACACCTATTG GTTGGACGGAAGAGCGAGTCCAGGAGTACTTTGTTTGGGCTTCACATGTGGTGAAAGGGCTGTGGGGCACCAACCCAGCCCTGGAGAGGAAACTGGAAGAGCTTTTCAGTCAGAGGGGTGTCCGACTCTGA
- the hypk gene encoding huntingtin-interacting protein K — translation MAAEGDVDLDLEAEENCTGKPVEKPRKHDSGAADLERVTDYAEEKEISSSDLETAMSVIGDRRSREQKAKQEREKELAKVTIKKEDVELIMAEMEISRGVAERSLREHMGNVVEALVALTN, via the exons ATGGCGGCTGAGGGCGATGTCGACTTGGACCTAGAAGCTGAGGAAAATTGCACTGGAAAACCAGTAGAGAAGCCTCGTAAACATGATAGTGGAGCCGCCGATTTGGAGAGGGTCACCGACTATGCGGAGGAGAAGGAAATCTCCAGCTCCGATTTAGAAACG GCCATGTCAGTAATAGGAGATAGAAGATCGCGGGAACAGAAAGCCAAACAGGAGAG AGAAAAGGAGTTGGCCAAAGTCACTATCAAGAAGGAGGATGTGGAACTAATT ATGGCAGAGATGGAGATTTCCAGAGGTGTGGCAGAGCGCAGTCTGCGGGAACACATGGGAAATGTGGTCGAAGCCTTGGTGGCCCTGACCAACTAA
- the mfap1 gene encoding microfibrillar-associated protein 1 → MSGREALNMKLPPIQSTAGAVPIRNEKGEISMEKVKVKRYVSGKRPDYAPMESSDEEEEDFQFVKKGKDAEPELELEEEEVSDPRLKRLLNRVSEDVEERLARHRQIAEPELIAESSEDSDEGTWHPEREESSEEEEEEEEEEVDDEEIERRRAMMRQRAQERKNEEMELMEVEEEGRSGEESESESEYEEYTDSEDEAEPRLKPVFIRKKDRVTVAEREAEEQRQRELDVENKRQAEERRRYTLKIVEEEAKKEFEENRRTLAALEALDTDGENEEEEYEAWKVRELKRIKRDREAREAMEKEKTEIDRFHNLTEEERRAELRNSGKVITNKASKGKYKFLQKYYHRGAFFMDEEQDVYKRDFSAPTLEDHFNKTILPKVMQVKNFGRSGRTKYTHLVDQDTTSFDSAWAQESAQNSKFFKQKAAGVRDVFDRPTLKKRKT, encoded by the exons ATGTCTGGACGCGAAGCCCTCAACATGAAGTTACCGCCGATCCAGTCCACGGCTGGAGCCGTACCGATTCGAAACGAAAAAG GTGAGATCTCTATGGAGAAAGTAAAGGTAAAGAGGTATGTGTCTGGTAAGCGTCCGGACTATGCTCCGATGGAGTCatcagatgaggaggaggaggatttccAGTTTGTGAAAAAGGGCAAAGATGCAGAGCCAGAGTTGGAGCTGGAGGAAGAAGAAGTCTCTGATCCACGTCTCAAACGTCTGCTCAACCGAGTCTCTGAGGATGTAGAGGAGAG gCTTGCACGGCACAGACAGATTGCAGAGCCTGAGCTGATAGCCGAGAGTAGCGAAGATTCAGACGAAGGGACCTGGCACCCAGAACGGGAAGAgagcagtgaggaggaggaggaagaggaagaggaagaagtggATGATGAG GAAATTGAAAGGCGGCGTGCAATGATGCGTCAGAGAGCACAGGAGCGAAAGAATGAAGAGATGGAGCTCATGGAGGTAGAAGAAGAGGGGAGGTctggggaggagtctgagtcaGAGTCGGAATATGAGGAATACACAGACAGTGAGGATGAGGCAGAGCCTCGGCTGAAACCTGTATTCATTCGCAA GAAAGACAGGGTGACTGTTGCAGAGCGTGAGGCAGAGGAGCAGAGGCAGCGAGAGCTGGACGTGGAGAATAAGCGGCAGGCAGAAGAGAGGCGTCGCTACACTCTTAAGATAGTTGAGGAGGAGGCCAAGAAGGAGTTTGAGGAGAACAGGCGCACGCTAGCTGCGCTCGAAGCCCTGGACACTGATGGagagaatgaggaggaggagtATGAAGCCTGGAAGGTCAGAGAACTCAAACGCATCAAGAGGGACAGAGAGGCCCGAGAAGC CATGGAAAAGGAGAAGACAGAGATTGACAGATTCCACAACTTGACGGAAGAGGAGAGGCGGGCGGAGCTCCGTAACAGCGGTAAAGTCATCACAAATAAGGCCTCCAAGGGAAAATACAAGTTCCTCCAGAAATACTACCACCGGGGAGCCTTCTTTATG GACGAGGAGCAGGATGTTTACAAGAGAGACTTCAGCGCACCGACTTTAGAAGACCACTTCAACAAAACCATCTTGCCCAAAGTTATGCAG GTCAAAAACTTTGGTCGCTCTGGGCGCACTAAGTACACCCATCTGGTGGACCAGGACACCACATCATTCGACTCTGCCTGGGCGCAGGAGAGTGCTCAGAACAGCAAGTTCTTCAAGCAGAAGGCCGCAGGAGTGAGGGATGTGTTTGACAGACCCACACTAAAGAAGAGGAAGACCTAA